TTGAAGGCGACGATTTTTTGTTCGTATCTCGTACGTCTTTGCACGCTAAGAACCAGCACGACAATGACCGCATTACCTTTCATCGCTTGCCTGAGTTCCGTACGCTGGCGCTCGATATAAGCCCCCGTGCCCAACGGCAATAGCATGGATAAGTCGTTGTGATGCATGTTGAAATTGATTTTTTTGATAATTAAAATACTTCTTGATGGCGAGTGATTGTTATGATTCGCCAGGCAGCTGGTGCTATCCATGAAAAGCCTGGAATCGCTTTTCGATGCGATGAATTTTGTCCGCATATTATCTATTCTTGTATTGGAGTTGAACTATGTTAGCTCGCTGGCATCAAATGCTCGCCAATTCGCCTGGCAATTCTTTTCCGGCGCTAGATTCTCCGCTGTTCGTAACGACACGATTTCAAAATCTACGATCAACCCGCCGCTCAGTCTCTCAAGTTGGCTTTACCTTGGTTGAGTTGCTAGTGGTGATCGCGATCATCGGCATCTTGATCGCCTTGCTGCTTCCAGCTGTTCAACAGGCGCGCGAAGCGGCTCGGCGAATGCAATGCAGCAATAACCTGAAGCAGATTGGACTGGCGCTGCACAATTACCATGACGTCTATCGTACCTTTCCCTACGCTTCGACTTCCGATACTCCAAATACTACAGACCATGTGTGGGTGGAGTTCATTCTCCCTTTTGTTGAGCAAAACACGCTGCACGATCAGATTAACTTCAATATCGCCAACAGCGCTACGGCCAATAAGGCGCTGTTGGAGAATCTGACTTTGAAGTTCATCTCTTGTCCTTCCAATCCTCGGACGGAACAAATGTTTCCCAATGGTGAAACGATTTGGGCGTCATCGTTCGCCAGTCAAGGGCTTGACTATCCGGTTTGCGCCGGCACGATCTGGCCCAGCGGCACGACGCCGGATTGCCCCAGTGAAAACTCCTATTGCGTCTCTGAAGACAGTACTACCGAGACGTGGCGATACTACAAACCGCTGCGCGATGGGCCGGGCGTTTTCAATCGAAACACTCAATCTTCCCGGATGGCCAATGTCACGGACGGCACTTCGCATGTTTTCTTGGCGGGCGAACGACTTGCGCAAGAGTGTAAAAATGGGGGCGCATTTACGCGGAACTTTCCCATTGCTTACATGGGACAGAAGCCGAATAGTCCTTCCCGGGACGATGACGTATCGGACTGGAAGAGAAACTGCGGTTATTCCAGCAAGCATCCAGGGGGAGTCAGCATGCTGATGGGCGATGCGTCGGTCTCGTTTGTCGCGGAAACAATCGATTTCGCAGTGTGGTGTCGTCTGGGAGACAAAGCGGACGGCAATTCAGTCCAGCTCCCATAGTGACGATTGACACCAAGTTTCACGGCGATGTTTGGATAGGAAATGTTGGATGAGAAACATATGCGAATTGATGACGTGGCGTAGATTATCGTTTTGTTTAGGAATGTTATTTGTCATTGGATGCTATGATTCCAGGGCTCCTAGTACAATACCTCTTGTTCCAGTTTCCGGCGCCGTCTCCCTGGATGGAGTTCCTCTTCAAGAGGGGAGCATTTCCTTCATGCCGATCAACGGAACAAACAGCGCGACCGGAAAAGTAAAGAATGGCCGCTACGAACTCAGCACTTTCCGAAAAGGTGACGGCGCTCCTCCCGGAGAGTACAACGTCAGTATTTCTTCATGGAAAGTGAAGCCTACCATGGAGGCTAGGGGAATTTCGGCGATTCCGGAAAGGTATTTTAACCCCGACAAGTCAGGCTTGACTGTCACCATTACGGATGAAGGGGCTAGGGCGATGGACTTTGCTTTGGATGGCAAATAGCAGAAGATTTATTCATGGCGCCTGCGCAGCAAGATTTGCGGAGGCATGCATGAGAAATTCAGCGTTCCGTCAACAATGGATCGCGAATTTTGGCGCTACCGTTGATCGTTACTTTGTAAGCGGATGTTATGATACTCAAATGGCCTGTGGTGCCGTGGATTTGTGAGTTTCGTTTGTGTTGAAAGGTGGTGGAGAAGGGGATCCGGTTGCTGTGATACTGTCATGCTTTTGTTGAAAGCCGTTCTTTGGTTATTGGGGCTCATGTAGGCATACAGAGACTTTTCTAAAATCAAAATGCCGCCATAGGACAGAAATGCCCTCGGGACCTTTTCTGGTTTTCAATCGCCTCGCTTTCGGTCGTACGGCGTCAGGTGTTACGGTAAAACAAGGCGTCATTGTAGGATTTCGATGGCTCCTGATCAGTGACTGTGTGGTTTTCTGAGCAACTAGTCTTGGAAGTGCATATTTTAGATTGAACTCGTTATCTGTTTTCCAGTGATTTGAGATGATGTGATGATGGTCTTTTATGTTGCGCGAGCGTTGTGCTTCGGGGGCCTCTTACTCGCGGGGTTCTGCAGGCCATCCTTTGCGGAAAAACCAGTCAAGATTCTTCCGTTAGGGGACTCTATTACTCGAGGATCGATGGGCGCTCCTGAGATGGATCCCGGAGGTTATCGCAAATGGCTCTTTCGGCGGATCAATTCGGAACTTTTTTCCGCTGATTTTGTTGGCTCGCAGAAAACAAACCCCGCGCCCAGGATGTTGCCCGACGATGACCACGAAGGACACAGCGGATTTCGGATTGATGAAATCACCCAGCATGTTGACGAATGGCTTGCCGCTGCTCGGCCTGACATTATCCTGCTGATGATCGGCACAAACGACATGTTTCAAGATTTCGACTTGTCCAATGCCCCTCAGCGTATGACGAAGCTATTAGCGAAAATTCGAAAATGCTGCCCGAATGCTGAGGTGGTCGTTGCGACAATTCCTCTGAGCACTACCCCAAAAATTGAAGCCAGAGTGCAGGCCTACAATCAAGCGCTTCCAGGTGTGGTGGCGAAGGCGGGGGGGCGTGTCACCTTGGTCGACATGTATCACATCATTGCAGAGGACGATATCGCCGATCGGCATCGGCACGGTTTGCACCCGACTCCAACGGGGTATTTGAAGATTGCGGACGCTTGGTTTGACGCCATCGCCACATTGCCGATCAAGTCCTCGGGTCTGCGTCAATCGCCCCCCAGGCTATTGCATGGCTGGCCGTTGGTGGAGGAGCGAGTGAATGGCGGGCAAGCCGGCAGTTCTTTGGGGGTGCGAGGACATGCGAAAAAATTGGATACGAAAGCGGTTAGAGGTGTTCCTCCCATGGGGGATTTCAGTCTTGTGTTTTGGGCGAAAGCTTCTCAAGCGGATGAGGTTCAAGACTTATTGTGCGTCTGTCGACCTCCCTACGCTGAACATGCTTTTTCTCTGCAGCTTGCTGGAGGGCGCCTGGGGTTACGGTGTGGCGAGCATCGCATTACAGCACCTAAAAAAATCTCGGCGAAGAGATGGCATCAGTTCGCCTTTGTGCGAAATGGGGATCGCATTATCTTGTGGGTTGACGCTACGCCGTATGTCGCTCGATTTCCTGCCGATAATATTTATCAGGGGACTTTGTATCTAGGCGATCCTGCGGGTGAGCGGCGCTTGGGTGGCTGGATTAACAATGTGACCGTTTGGTCTGGCGCGCTGTGGGGAGGGCAGGTTAATGATCAGTATAGGGCACTGCTTTTAGGCTGCGAGTCCACGGTCGGTGTGATGAAGGATCCTTGACAAGCCCCCCCCCCTGCAATATTTTTTACCGCCATCTGTTTGCGATTTGGAAGCAGGATACGGCGTCTTTTTCGCTCGACACGCCTCTTTTCCCACTCGGCTTTTCCCTCATTGCCGAGGTTTGTTATAGTGAACGCCGATAGGTCTACAATTGTTCACTTCTCTCCTCCAGCACGGCGTTACGGATGGCCCGCGAAGCCTTATTACAGCAGGGAGACGGTCCCAACCGTGAAGACGAGCGGATGCTCCGTCCGCAGTCGATGGCCGATATGGTGGGTCAGCGCGAAGTCGCCAAACGGCTGCAGATCGTTGTCGACGCTGCGATGAAGCGGGACGAACCGCTCGGGCACATCTTGTTTGATGGTCCGCCGGGGTTAGGGAAAACGACTTTTGCGACCTGTATTCCCAAAGATCTGGGGGTCAATTTTCAGTTGACCAGCGGCCCCGCGATTCAGGCGCCCAAAGATCTGGTTCCCTATCTGACCAACGCCGACGAGCGTTCAGTATTGTTCATCGACGAGATCCACCGGATCCCCAAAGCGGTCGAAGAATACCTCTACACGGCGATGGAAGATTTTCGGATCGATATAGTGCTGGGAGAAGGAACCAACGCGCGAACGATCAATCTGCAGATCAAGCCGTTCACGCTGATCGGCGCGACAACCCGCAGCGGGATGTTATCGGCGCCGCTGCGAGATCGTTTCGTCCTGCGGGAGCATCTCGACTTTTATAGCGATGATGAACTGGCCGAGATCGTCCGCCGTAATTCGAAGAAGCTGGGCGTCACGATCGACGATGACGCGGCGCTCGAGATCTCGAAACGAAGCCGTAGTACGCCGCGCGTCGCCAACAATCGGTTGCGATGGGTGCGTGACTTTGCGACCAGCCGCGCCGATGGGCATGTCACGCTAGAACTGGCCCGCGCCGCGATGGAGATGCAAGCGATCGACGACCTGGGGCTCGACAAGCAAGACCGCAACTATCTCTCGACGCTGGTCCGCGTCTTTGCCGGCGGTCCGGCCGGGATTGAAGCGATCGCGCATACGATGAACGCCGCAACCGATACGCTGGCCGACGAAGTCGAACCCTTTTTGCTGCGTACCGAGCTAGTCGTGCGAACCCCACGCGGCCGCGTCGTAACGCCCAAAGCGATGGGGCATTTGAAAGCGTATGGGAAAGAACGCAAGCTGTTTGATTAGACGGACGAAGGAGGGTGCGTCTAGATATTTAGACCGCACCAAGCCCTGCTGACCACCTCGAAATTGGCCATGCGTGGTAATGCCATTGCGGCGGTTAGTTGCGTTTCCACGCGATTAGAATGGTTGCCGATTGGGCTGGTTCTCGGTGCGTCAAAACGCACGCTACGAAGGCAAAACCTGGGCCTTGTCGGAAATATCTTTCCGGCACCAGGCGCCTTCCCAGCGGATTTTTTTGACGGCGGTATAGGCGTTGAGCTTGGCCGTCGCGATCGAATCGCCCATCGCGGTGACGCCCAGGACGCGACCGCCGGCGGTGACGACGTCGCTGCCTTGAAGGGTGGTGCCGGCGTGGAAAACTTTCACGTCGGGCAGTTGCGCGGCGTCCGACAGGCCGCGTATGACGTGTCCCTTGGCGTAGTCGCCGGGATAGCCGTCGGAGGCCATCACCAC
The nucleotide sequence above comes from Blastopirellula sp. J2-11. Encoded proteins:
- a CDS encoding DUF1559 domain-containing protein produces the protein MLARWHQMLANSPGNSFPALDSPLFVTTRFQNLRSTRRSVSQVGFTLVELLVVIAIIGILIALLLPAVQQAREAARRMQCSNNLKQIGLALHNYHDVYRTFPYASTSDTPNTTDHVWVEFILPFVEQNTLHDQINFNIANSATANKALLENLTLKFISCPSNPRTEQMFPNGETIWASSFASQGLDYPVCAGTIWPSGTTPDCPSENSYCVSEDSTTETWRYYKPLRDGPGVFNRNTQSSRMANVTDGTSHVFLAGERLAQECKNGGAFTRNFPIAYMGQKPNSPSRDDDVSDWKRNCGYSSKHPGGVSMLMGDASVSFVAETIDFAVWCRLGDKADGNSVQLP
- a CDS encoding GDSL-type esterase/lipase family protein, whose product is MVFYVARALCFGGLLLAGFCRPSFAEKPVKILPLGDSITRGSMGAPEMDPGGYRKWLFRRINSELFSADFVGSQKTNPAPRMLPDDDHEGHSGFRIDEITQHVDEWLAAARPDIILLMIGTNDMFQDFDLSNAPQRMTKLLAKIRKCCPNAEVVVATIPLSTTPKIEARVQAYNQALPGVVAKAGGRVTLVDMYHIIAEDDIADRHRHGLHPTPTGYLKIADAWFDAIATLPIKSSGLRQSPPRLLHGWPLVEERVNGGQAGSSLGVRGHAKKLDTKAVRGVPPMGDFSLVFWAKASQADEVQDLLCVCRPPYAEHAFSLQLAGGRLGLRCGEHRITAPKKISAKRWHQFAFVRNGDRIILWVDATPYVARFPADNIYQGTLYLGDPAGERRLGGWINNVTVWSGALWGGQVNDQYRALLLGCESTVGVMKDP
- the ruvB gene encoding Holliday junction branch migration DNA helicase RuvB, coding for MAREALLQQGDGPNREDERMLRPQSMADMVGQREVAKRLQIVVDAAMKRDEPLGHILFDGPPGLGKTTFATCIPKDLGVNFQLTSGPAIQAPKDLVPYLTNADERSVLFIDEIHRIPKAVEEYLYTAMEDFRIDIVLGEGTNARTINLQIKPFTLIGATTRSGMLSAPLRDRFVLREHLDFYSDDELAEIVRRNSKKLGVTIDDDAALEISKRSRSTPRVANNRLRWVRDFATSRADGHVTLELARAAMEMQAIDDLGLDKQDRNYLSTLVRVFAGGPAGIEAIAHTMNAATDTLADEVEPFLLRTELVVRTPRGRVVTPKAMGHLKAYGKERKLFD